One part of the Arabidopsis thaliana chromosome 4, partial sequence genome encodes these proteins:
- a CDS encoding Ubiquitin fusion degradation UFD1 family protein (Ubiquitin fusion degradation UFD1 family protein; FUNCTIONS IN: peptidase activity, zinc ion binding; INVOLVED IN: proteolysis, ubiquitin-dependent protein catabolic process; LOCATED IN: intracellular; EXPRESSED IN: 23 plant structures; EXPRESSED DURING: 15 growth stages; CONTAINS InterPro DOMAIN/s: Zinc finger, C2H2-like (InterPro:IPR015880), Peptidase, C-terminal, archaeal/bacterial (InterPro:IPR007280), Ubiquitin fusion degradation protein UFD1 (InterPro:IPR004854); BEST Arabidopsis thaliana protein match is: Ubiquitin fusion degradation UFD1 family protein (TAIR:AT2G29070.2); Has 30201 Blast hits to 17322 proteins in 780 species: Archae - 12; Bacteria - 1396; Metazoa - 17338; Fungi - 3422; Plants - 5037; Viruses - 0; Other Eukaryotes - 2996 (source: NCBI BLink).) produces MDFELRSAKEKLEREQRERKQRAKLKLEREKKSKEAAIKQREAIEAAQRARRLDAIEAQIKADQHMQESLVSGDGIVFERVFQAVSFQGNGDKIKLPPSCFTELSDQGAFDKGPLYFELSVVDHADNKKTTHSGVLEFTAEDGTIGLPPHVWSNLFSTHDPMDVPLVEIRYIRLPKGSYAKLQPDNLGFSDLPNHKAILETILRQHATLSLDDVLLVNYGQVSYKLQVLELRPATSISVLETDIEVDIVSPDIVSDQPNQHVLKPLQYGKSESGTVEEGRYDYYKFVIDEATVEKVMAGSVKVIVKVDVEKVGADTDLYVSKHPVLFPSLNQHEWSSHDVGSKTLILVSKERALSSGTYSIGVYGFKGTVKYQVSVLVQESIDGAKVGERAVSSSSDVDTVECRNCKHSIPSRSIALHEVYCSRHNVVCNHHGCGIVLRVEEAKNHLHCEKCGKALQPTEMEKHLKVFHEPLTCGCGIVLEKEQMVQHQGKDCPLRLIACRFCGDMVEAGNSAADTRDRMRGMSEHESTCGSRTAPCDSCGRSVMLKDMDIHQIAVHGKSS; encoded by the exons ATGGATTTCGAGCTTAGATCAGCGAAAGAGAAGCTTGAAAGAGagcagagagagaggaagCAAAGAGCGAAACTGAAACTCGAACGCgagaagaaatcaaaggaAGCTGCGATTAAGCAACGCGAAGCCATTGAAGCTGCTCAAAGAGCTAGAAGACTTGACGCCATCGAAGCCCAGATTAAG GCTGATCAACATATGCAAGAGAGTTTAGTATCTGGAGATGGAATAGTGTTTGAACGAGTCTTCCAAGCTGTTTCTTTTCAAGGAAATGGAGATAAGATTAAACTACCACCATCATGTTTTACTGAGTTGTCTGATCAAGGAGCTTTCGATAAAGGTCCTTTGTATTTTGAGCTCTCTGTTGTTGACCATGCGGATAATAAAAAGACAACACATTCTGGTGTTCTTGAGTTTACTGCTGAAGATGGCACTATTGGACTTCCTCCACATGTGTGGAGCAATTTGTTTTCAACGCATGATCCAATGGATGTTCCTTTGGTGGAAATTCGGTATATCCGATTGCCTAAAGGCAGTTACGCGAAGCTTCAACCTGATAACCTTGGTTTCTCGGATTTGCCTAACCATAAAGCAATACTTGAAACTATTCTTCGTCAACATGCTACACTTTCTTTAGACGATGTTCTCTTGGTTAATTATGGGCAGGTCTCTTACAAGCTTCAGGTTCTTGAGTTAAGACCTGCCACTAGCATTTCGGTTCTGGAGACTGACATTGAGGTTGATATTGTTAGTCCAGATATAGTTTCAGATCAACCGAATCAGCATGTGCTAAAGCCGCTTCAATATGGGAAATCTGAATCTGGAACAGTTGAGGAAGGTCGGTATGATTACTATAAGTTTGTGATTGACGAGGCTACTGTAGAAAAAGTAATGGCAGGAAGCGTCAAAGTTATTGTAAAGGTAGATGTGGAGAAAGTTGGAGCGGATACGGATCTCTATGTGTCAAAGCACCCGGTTCTATTTCCATCTCTTAATCAACACGAGTGGTCTTCACACGACGTGGGTTCAAAGACCTTGATCTTGGTATCAAAGGAGAGGGCTTTGAGCTCAGGGACTTACAGTATAGGTGTTTACGGCTTCAAAGGAACAGTCAAGTACCAGGTCTCAGTACTGGTCCAAGAAAGCATTGATGGAGCTAAGGTTGGGGAACGGGCTGTATCATCTTCGTCAGATGTTGATACAGTAGAATGTAGGAACTGTAAGCATTCAATTCCAAGCAGGAGTATCGCGTTGCACGAGGTGTACTGTAGCAGACACAACGTGGTTTGTAACCATCACGGGTGTGGAATCGTTCTCAGAGTCGAAGAGGCGAAAAACCATTTGCACTGTGAAAAATGCGGGAAAGCATTGCAGCCAACAGAGATGGAGAAACATTTAAAAGTTTTCCATGAACCACTCACTTGTGGCTGCGGAATAGTACTTGAGAAAGAACAGATG GTTCAACATCAAGGGAAAGATTGTCCTCTTCGCCTAATCGCGTGTAGATTCTGTGGAGATATGGTGGAAGCGGGTAACTCTGCAGCTGATACTAGAGACAGGATGAGAGGAATGTCTGAACATGAGAGTACTTGTGGTTCAAGAACTGCACCATGCGACTCATGTGGTCGATCTGTGATGCTCAAAGACATGGACATTCACCAGATTGCTGTTCATGGCAAGAGTAGCTGA
- a CDS encoding Ubiquitin fusion degradation UFD1 family protein — protein sequence MYVDKQVSKYVHKGKQSSHSTRWVNTFTHAQVMESNTNTQINKMTTFSASNTNIQYKKSGVSWLGLNLRKAQILPDTLYLTNKYHKNNFLLKLFLKNKRNQKLFPLFFFSFSSTNLQISNHQKMDFELRSAKEKLEREQRERKQRAKLKLEREKKSKEAAIKQREAIEAAQRARRLDAIEAQIKADQHMQESLVSGDGIVFERVFQAVSFQGNGDKIKLPPSCFTELSDQGAFDKGPLYFELSVVDHADNKKTTHSGVLEFTAEDGTIGLPPHVWSNLFSTHDPMDVPLVEIRYIRLPKGSYAKLQPDNLGFSDLPNHKAILETILRQHATLSLDDVLLVNYGQVSYKLQVLELRPATSISVLETDIEVDIVSPDIVSDQPNQHVLKPLQYGKSESGTVEEGRYDYYKFVIDEATVEKVMAGSVKVIVKVDVEKVGADTDLYVSKHPVLFPSLNQHEWSSHDVGSKTLILVSKERALSSGTYSIGVYGFKGTVKYQVSVLVQESIDGAKVGERAVSSSSDVDTVECRNCKHSIPSRSIALHEVYCSRHNVVCNHHGCGIVLRVEEAKNHLHCEKCGKALQPTEMEKHLKVFHEPLTCGCGIVLEKEQMVQHQGKDCPLRLIACRFCGDMVEAGNSAADTRDRMRGMSEHESTCGSRTAPCDSCGRSVMLKDMDIHQIAVHGKSS from the exons ATGTACGTAGACAAACAAGTATCAAAGTATGTTCATAAAGGAAAACAAAGTTCGCATTCAACAAGGTGGGTTAATACCTTCACGCATGCACAAGTGATGGAAAGCAATACAAATACTCAGATCAACAAAATGACAACTTTTTCAGCAAGcaatacaaatatacaatataaaaaatctgGGGTTTCTTGGTTGGGCTTGAATTTGAGAAAGGCCCAGATCCTTCCAGATACTCTTTATTTGACTaataaatatcacaaaaacaattttctcttaaagcttttcttgaagaacaagagaaatCAGAAGctctttcctttgttttttttttctttttcttccaccAATCTACAGATTTCGAATCATCAGAAAATGGATTTCGAGCTTAGATCAGCGAAAGAGAAGCTTGAAAGAGagcagagagagaggaagCAAAGAGCGAAACTGAAACTCGAACGCgagaagaaatcaaaggaAGCTGCGATTAAGCAACGCGAAGCCATTGAAGCTGCTCAAAGAGCTAGAAGACTTGACGCCATCGAAGCCCAGATTAAG GCTGATCAACATATGCAAGAGAGTTTAGTATCTGGAGATGGAATAGTGTTTGAACGAGTCTTCCAAGCTGTTTCTTTTCAAGGAAATGGAGATAAGATTAAACTACCACCATCATGTTTTACTGAGTTGTCTGATCAAGGAGCTTTCGATAAAGGTCCTTTGTATTTTGAGCTCTCTGTTGTTGACCATGCGGATAATAAAAAGACAACACATTCTGGTGTTCTTGAGTTTACTGCTGAAGATGGCACTATTGGACTTCCTCCACATGTGTGGAGCAATTTGTTTTCAACGCATGATCCAATGGATGTTCCTTTGGTGGAAATTCGGTATATCCGATTGCCTAAAGGCAGTTACGCGAAGCTTCAACCTGATAACCTTGGTTTCTCGGATTTGCCTAACCATAAAGCAATACTTGAAACTATTCTTCGTCAACATGCTACACTTTCTTTAGACGATGTTCTCTTGGTTAATTATGGGCAGGTCTCTTACAAGCTTCAGGTTCTTGAGTTAAGACCTGCCACTAGCATTTCGGTTCTGGAGACTGACATTGAGGTTGATATTGTTAGTCCAGATATAGTTTCAGATCAACCGAATCAGCATGTGCTAAAGCCGCTTCAATATGGGAAATCTGAATCTGGAACAGTTGAGGAAGGTCGGTATGATTACTATAAGTTTGTGATTGACGAGGCTACTGTAGAAAAAGTAATGGCAGGAAGCGTCAAAGTTATTGTAAAGGTAGATGTGGAGAAAGTTGGAGCGGATACGGATCTCTATGTGTCAAAGCACCCGGTTCTATTTCCATCTCTTAATCAACACGAGTGGTCTTCACACGACGTGGGTTCAAAGACCTTGATCTTGGTATCAAAGGAGAGGGCTTTGAGCTCAGGGACTTACAGTATAGGTGTTTACGGCTTCAAAGGAACAGTCAAGTACCAGGTCTCAGTACTGGTCCAAGAAAGCATTGATGGAGCTAAGGTTGGGGAACGGGCTGTATCATCTTCGTCAGATGTTGATACAGTAGAATGTAGGAACTGTAAGCATTCAATTCCAAGCAGGAGTATCGCGTTGCACGAGGTGTACTGTAGCAGACACAACGTGGTTTGTAACCATCACGGGTGTGGAATCGTTCTCAGAGTCGAAGAGGCGAAAAACCATTTGCACTGTGAAAAATGCGGGAAAGCATTGCAGCCAACAGAGATGGAGAAACATTTAAAAGTTTTCCATGAACCACTCACTTGTGGCTGCGGAATAGTACTTGAGAAAGAACAGATG GTTCAACATCAAGGGAAAGATTGTCCTCTTCGCCTAATCGCGTGTAGATTCTGTGGAGATATGGTGGAAGCGGGTAACTCTGCAGCTGATACTAGAGACAGGATGAGAGGAATGTCTGAACATGAGAGTACTTGTGGTTCAAGAACTGCACCATGCGACTCATGTGGTCGATCTGTGATGCTCAAAGACATGGACATTCACCAGATTGCTGTTCATGGCAAGAGTAGCTGA